The following are from one region of the Mangifera indica cultivar Alphonso chromosome 14, CATAS_Mindica_2.1, whole genome shotgun sequence genome:
- the LOC123196043 gene encoding cystinosin homolog: MASWNSIPLKTTYEILGWISFISWSISFYPQVIFNFRRKSVVGLNFDFVVLNLTKHSSYLIYNVCLYFSSAVQKQYFKKYGHDQMIPVAANDVAFSLHAVLLTAITLLQIAIYERGAQKVSKISLTIVSAVWLAAAVCFFVALPSHKWLWLISVFNAIQVVMTLIKYIPQAVMNSRRKSTDGFSIGNILLDFLGGCTNYTQMLVQSIDQHSWVNFYGNIGKTLLSLVSIFFDLLFMCQHYLLYPAKKTIIVGRQEVV; the protein is encoded by the exons atgGCGTCGTGGAATTCGATTCCGCTGAAAACCACTTACGAAATTCTTGGTTGGATCTCTTTCATTTCATGGTCCATCAGTTTCTACCCTCAAGTCATCTTTAATTTCCGCCGCAAAAG CGTTGTAGGTTTGAACTTCGATTTTGTAGTGCTTAATTTGACGAAGCACTCCTCCTACTTAATCTACAATGTTTGTCTCTACTTTAGCTCCGCTGTTCAGAAACAGTACTTTAAGAAGTACGGCCATGAtcag ATGATTCCTGTGGCTGCAAATGATGTGGCGTTTTCTCTACATGCTGTTCTGTTGACGGCGATCACCTTGTTACAAATTGCTATCTATGAa CGTGGAGCTCAAAAGGTCTCTAAGATATCTCTCACGATTGTATCTGCTGTGTGGTTAGCCGCTGCAGTTTGCTTCTTCGTTGCTCTGCCTAGCCATAAATGGCTTTGGCTTATAAGCGTCTTTAA TGCGATTCAAGTTGTTATGACGCTCATAAAGTATATTCCCCAG GCGGTGATGAACTCTAGGCGAAAGAGTACAGATGGATTCAGCATTGGGAATATTTTGCTTGATTTTCTGGGAGGGTGTACAAATTATACTCAGATGCTTGTGCAATCTATTGATCAGC ATTCTTGGGTTAACTTCTATGGCAATATAGGGAAGACACTGCTATCTTTG GTGTCCATTTTCTTTGACCTTTTATTCATGTGTCAACACTATTTGTTATATCCGGCCAAGAAAACAATAATAGTTGGCCGTCAAGAAGtagtttga
- the LOC123195425 gene encoding protein WVD2-like 7, whose amino-acid sequence MACFSPTGTIHFPIKFRILIPFGKWEWIKICFAVTRDLKDWIFCRLENFHCRDMGESICLMQPFSYISAIPNEAKEGNPINALGQTVSFGRFISESLSWEKWSTFPHKKYVEEAERHSRPGSVAEKKAFFEAHYKKIAERKAAAAALLEQAQNNASKNIPESESEDRVNSVMASEYNEGNKVEAADFLNQNKVLVEKNVNVESTKQICNYNNKFEALSNLGEDDRTTQMGKLQSKNLDFKKDENVSISKKKPTLSSSKSSSSGKATKLPSSPIRPTILSHSKKENNSTPINKKSAIDLAEKKRLTPISTHKASVCRAAKHPLATPWSENRRNKLQSPNASTSFRSRIEERAAKGQEKLEEKFNANQAQKIQHRATLQGKAETELRKLRQSLCFKARPLPNFYKERAASKDEMKKVPSTQPPSPKVGKTSTPRTVQCKLCQPSQKPSTKNIDSNLLLTKRSHNSRSTRLTHENTSPNIQQE is encoded by the exons ATGGCTTGCTTTTCTCCAACAGGGACCATACACTTTCCAATTAAatttcgaattttaattccgtttggGAAGTGGGAATggataaaaatatgttttgcAGTAACTAGAGACCTCAAAGATTGGATCTTTTGTCGTTTGGAAAACTTCCATTGCAGAGATATGGGAGAATCAATCTGTCTCATGCAACCATTTTCCTACATTTCCGCCATTCCTAATGAAGCCAAAGAG GGGAACCCCATTAATGCACTTGGGCAGACAGTTTCGTTTGGGAGGTTCATTTCAGAGTCTTTGTCTTGGGAGAAATGGTCAACGTTTCCTCATAAGAAATATGTTGAAGAGGCTGAGAGACACTCCCGCCCGGGATCAGTTGCAGAGAAGAAAGCTTTCTTTGAAgctcattataaaaaaattgccGAAAGAAAAGCAGCAGCTGCAGCTTTGCTTGAGCAAGCACAAAATAATGCTTCAAAAAATATTCCTGAATCAGAATCCGAAGATAGAGTCAATAGTGTCATGGCCAGTGAGTATAATGAAGGCAACAAGGTAGAAGCAGCAGATTTTCTAAATCAAAACAAGGTTCTTGTGGAGAAAAATGTGAATGTGGAATCAACAAAGCAGATTTGTAATTACAATAACAAGTTTGAGGCATTAAGTAATCTTGGGGAGGATGATAGAACAACTCAAATGGGGAAACTTCAGTCGAAG AATTTAGActttaaaaaagatgaaaatgtttCAATTAGCAAGAAGAAACCAACACTATCATCCTCAAAGTCATCAAGTTCTGGTAAAGCAACTAAGCTGCCGTCATCACCAATCAGACCAACAATTCTATCTCATTCCAAGAAGGAAAACAACTCCACTCCAATCAACAAGAAATCTGCAATAGACTTAGCTGAGAAGAAAAGATTAACTCCAATATCAACTCACAAG GCATCTGTGTGTAGAGCAGCAAAGCATCCCTTAGCCACTCCTTGGTCAGAAAATAGAAG AAACAAATTGCAATCTCCAAATGCATCTACTTCTTTTCGTTCCAGGATTGAAGAGAGAGCTGCAAAGGGACAGGAG aaGCTTGAAGAGAAATTTAATGCCAATCAAGCACAAAAAATCCAACACCGAGCAACACTACAG GGGAAAGCAGAAACAGAACTAAGAAAACTGCGACAAAGCCTCTGCTTCAAGGCCAGGCCACTGCCAAATTTCTATAAAGAAAGAGCAGCTTCTAAGGATGAGATGAAAAAG GTTCCATCGACACAACCTCCATCACCAAAAGTAGGAAAAACTTCCACACCCAGAACAGTCCAGTGCAAACTCTGCCAACCTTCTCAGAAGCCTTCAACCAAGAACATCGATTCTAATCTATTACTGACAAAGAGAAGTCACAATTCAAGATCTACTAGGCTTACTCATGAGAATACATCTCCAAATATTCAGCAAGAGTAA
- the LOC123195925 gene encoding uncharacterized protein LOC123195925 has product MKILFCSKSSVCFLLFFISLFASTIQLNQDFEESEAARTLKQVEEDVQEIHCSRERSRAAWEIIEEYLMPFVEKEPYQISTRCRLHPDNDLFRDQEQHKFQVDINEWRCGFCKKRFYEEKHLDQHFDNRHYNLLNVSQGKCLADVCGALHCDLMLDSARRKTKCNPAAAAKNQHLCESLANSCFPVNEGPSASRLHEFFLRQFCDAHTCTGNRKPFSKGRKKQTSITYVTLSILALMTLPLFYIFVYLYQRGIRRGTQELKRISESKHKKSF; this is encoded by the exons ATGAAGATCTTATTCTGCTCTAAAAGCTCCGTCTGttttctcctcttcttcatTTCGCTCTTTGCTTCTACTATTCAACTGAATCAG GATTTTGAAGAATCAGAAGCTGCTAG AACTCTTAAGCAAGTGGAGGAGGATGTTCAGGAAATACACTGTTCAAGAGAAAGGAGTAGGGCAGCATGGGAAATTATTGAGGAG TATTTGATGCCCTTTGTGGAGAAAGAACCCTATCAGATTTCAACTAGGTGTAGACTTCACCCTGATAATGATTTGTTTAGAGATCAGGAACAGCATAAATTCCAGGTGGATATAAATGAATGGAGATGTGGATTCTGTAAGAAAAGGTTTTATGAAGAGAAACATCTTGATCAGCATTTTGACAACAGGCACTATAATTTGCTGAATGTG AGTCAAGGCAAGTGCTTGGCTGATGTGTGTGGTGCATTGCATTGTGATCTCATGTTGGATTCTGCACGACGGAAGACTAAATGCAATCCTGCAGCCGCTGCGAAGAATCAACATTTGTGTGAG AGTCTGGCCAATAGTTGTTTTCCTGTCAATGAGGGTCCTTCAGCAAGCCGTCTTCATG AATTCTTTTTGCGCCAATTTTGTGATGCCCACACATGCACTGGGAATAGGAAACCATTTTCAAAAGGGCGCAAG AAGCAGACAAGTATAACCTATGTGACGCTTTCCATTTTGGCTTTGATGACGCTGCCACTTTTCTACATTTTTGTTTACTTGTACCAAAG GGGAATAAGAAGGGGCACCCAAGAGCTGAAACGTATCTCAGAAAGTAAGCACAAGAAGTCTTTTTAG
- the LOC123195736 gene encoding peptidyl serine alpha-galactosyltransferase-like — translation MATILAFALTLWMSLGFGFVIGSHKQEAPYRIHTLFSVECQNYFDWQTVGLMHSFKKSGQPGPITRLLSCTDKEKKKYRGMHLAPTLEVPSMSRHPKTGDWYPAINKPAGLVHWLKYSKDAENVDWVVILDADMVITGPIIPWEVGAEKGRPVAAYYGYLIGCDNILAKLHTTHPEFCDKVGGLLAMHIDDLRALAPLWLSKTEEVRDDRAHWATNITGDVYGQGWISEMYGYSFGAAEVGLRHKINDNLMIYPGYTPREGIAPILLHYGLPFTVGNWSFSKYDHHDDDIVYDCARLFPEPPYPREVRAMESNPNKRRAMFLSLECVNTINEGLLLQHAADGCYKPKWSKYLSFLKSRTFAELTRPKLLTPDSIKTRAAEQLDEPGRLHPKIHTIFSTECTPYFDWQTVGLVHSFHQSGQPGNITRLLSCTDENLKEYKGHDLAPTHYVPSMSRHLLTGDWYPAINKPAAVLHWLNHANVDAEFIVILDADMIMRGPITPWEFKAARGRPVSTPYDYLIGCDNELAKLHTRHPDACEKVGGVIIMHIDDLRKFAMLWLHKTEEVRADKDHYARNITGDIYESGWISEMYGYSFGAAELQLRHVISREILIYPGYIPEPGVNYRVFHYGLEFGVGNWSFDKFNWRSVDVVNNCWAQFPEPPEPSTLNQTDENLLQRDLLSIECLNKLNEALHLHHIRRNCPDPNSLSKSNSTTTKETVSNRKLGRVSGIDTRESVLPAVKDGLFSSLRFWAIVLWAFCGVGFLVVMFVVFSGRKGKGTRGKSYRNKRRTYLGMSDMSGRDRLLRGDLAL, via the exons ATGGCAACGATCTTAGCCTTTGCTCTGACGTTGTGGATGTCACTGGGTTTCGGGTTTGTTATCGGGTCGCATAAGCAAGAGGCTCCATACAGGATCCACACGCTGTTCTCGGTGGAATGTCAGAACTACTTTGATTGGCAGACGGTGGGGCTAATGCACAGCTTCAAAAAGTCCGGTCAACCAGGACCCATAACCCGACTCCTCAGTTGTACGgacaaggagaagaagaaatatagAGGGATGCATTTGGCTCCTACTCTTGAAGTGCCCTCTATGAGTAGACACCCCAAAACTGGTGACTG GTACCCTGCTATTAACAAACCTGCTGGGCTCGTTCACTGGCTTAAATATAGTAAGGATGCTGAGAATGTTGATTGGGTTGTAATTCTGGATGCAGACATGGTAATAACGGGTCCAATTATACCCTGGGAAGTTGGTGCAGAGAAAGGCAGACCAGTTGCAGCATATTACGG GTACTTGATTGGATGTGATAATATTCTAGCTAAGTTGCACACAACGCACCCGGAGTTCTGTGACAAAGTTGGTGGACTTTTGGCCATGCACATCGATGATCTTCGAGCATTGGCACCCTTGTGGCTTTCAAAGACAGAAGAAGTGCGTGACGACAGAGCTCACTGGGCAACCAATATAACAGGTGACGTCTATGGACAAGGGTGGATCAGTGAGATGTATGGTTACTCATTTGGTGCAGCAGAA GTCGGACTTCGGCACAAGATAAATGATAACTTGATGATTTATCCCGGCTATACTCCACGAGAGGGTATTGCGCCTATTCTTCTTCACTATGGTTTGCCATTTACAGTGGGAAATTGGTCGTTTAGTAAATATGATCACCATGATGATGATATTGTCTATGACTGCGCTCGGCTCTTTCCTGAACCTCCTTATCCTAGAGAG GTAAGAGCTATGGAATCTAATCCAAACAAAAGAAGAGCGATGTTTTTAAGTTTAGAGTGTGTCAACACCATAAATGAGGGTCTTCTGCTGCAACATGCAGCTGATGGATGCTATAAACCAAAGTGGTCTAAATACTTGAGCTTTTTAAAAAGCAGAACTTTTGCTGAACTAACCCGACCTAAACTCCTGACTCCTGATAGTATAAAAACTCGGGCAGCTGAACAGCTAGATGAACCTGGGAGACTGCATCCAAAAATTCATACCATATTTTCCACAGAGTGTACCCCCTACTTTGATTGGCAGACTGTTGGGCTTGTGCACAGTTTTCACCAGAGTGGCCAGCCTGGAAATATCACACGACTTCTTAGTTGTACAGATGAAAACCTAAAGGAATACAAAGGCCATGATCTTGCTCCCACTCATTATGTCCCTTCCATGAGTCGTCATCTGCTTACAGGCGATTG GTATCCAGCGATTAATAAACCTGCTGCAGTCCTTCACTGGCTTAATCATGCAAATGTTGATGCAGAGTTTATAGTTATTCTAGATGCTGACATGATCATGAGAGGTCCAATTACTCCATGGGAGTTCAAAGCAGCACGTGGCCGGCCAGTCTCGACACCCTATGA CTACCTTATTGGTTGTGACAATGAGCTCGCAAAACTCCATACGCGCCATCCTGATGCTTGTGAGAAGGTTGGAGGTGTAATTATTATGCATATAGATGATCTCAGGAAATTTGCTATGCTATGGCTGCATAAAACTGAGGAGGTTCGTGCTGACAAAGATCATTATGCCAGAAACATCACTGGAGATATATATGAATCTGGATGGATTAGTGAGATGTATGGTTACTCATTTGGAGCTGCAGAG TTGCAACTGCGGCATGTCATAAGCAGGGAAATATTGATATACCCTGGATATATTCCTGAACCTGGTGTCAACTACAGAGTTTTCCACTATGGTTTGGAATTTGGAGTTGGTAATTGGAGTTTTGACAAATTTAACTGGAGATCTGTTGATGTGGTCAACAATTGCTGGGCTCAGTTCCCAGAACCTCCTGAACCATCAACACTTAATCAGACTGATGAGAATCTCCTGCAACGAGACCTGCTTAGTATAGAATGTTTAAATAAACTTAATGAAGCACTGCACTTGCATCATATAAGGAGGAACTGTCCCGATCCCAATTCCTTATCCAAATCGAATTCTACTACAACTAAGGAGACTGTAAGTAACAGGAAACTCGGCAGGGTTAGTGGAATTGATACTCGGGAATCAGTTCTGCCTGCAGTAAAAGATGGGCTATTCAGTTCTTTGAGGTTCTGGGCTATTGTTTTATGGGCATTttgtggtgttggtttcttggTAGTCATGTTTGTGGTATTTTCAGGCCGAAAAGGAAAGGGAACACGAGGTAAAAGTTACAGAAACAAGAGAAGAACTTATTTAGGAATGTCAGACATGAGTGGACGAGATAGACTTCTTCGTGGTGACCTAGCTCTATAA
- the LOC123195423 gene encoding protein FAR1-RELATED SEQUENCE 7-like, with protein MDCREADVSSHQRKEDVRIELQKFHIDVGQERESQKDSSVESSCESTDSECDCQTPSVSSIDIDKNLGDINNECQTPRVSSSNKCEMDVGGEQICQSSNASGAGILVKDEEVTYVIPKVGMEFESEDHAYKCYSRYAVLEGFSIRKDFVNKSRVNGAVVSRRYTCYRQGYRPAKHNVNVRKSRQETRTGCLAHMTIARQPNGRFRVTHFEIEHNHEFVTQSTTHMLPSQKRLTFAQAVEADLVNSSRMDGKPKLGMGFESEDQAYEFYNAYAGRIGFSVRKDYVNRSKIDGAVASRRFTCFREGYRQKDKRDLNVKRSRKETRIGCLAQLVISRQSDGKYRVTHFEEKHNHELVTACRVHMLRSQKRLVVSKVAEGNAQDVFTIPHNTLGDEHGYNPIDYKNKLSFKHTRAMKEGEVGRIQQYFQSKQLKNPSFIYVMQLDAEDQITNIFWADSKMIVDYSDFGDVVCFDTTCKLVKDGRPFSPFIGVNHHKQMVIFGAALMYDETVESFKWLFQTFIGVMSGKRPKTILTDQDAVLAEAIDFALPGTLHRICVWHMYQKALKQLHHMFVGSDSFENDLCSCFFDHEEGEDFVHAWKVMLDVYGLWENEWLNEIFKDREKWATAYRRHIFCADIRCAQLCECFSANLRKYLKSDSDVLLFFKQLGKMVNDWHYKELETNYDMNQHMPKLMGDVILLKHARDVYTPKIFELFQQKYEMCLNTVINQCTGTGSLFEYKVSLYRQQREYKVTYNLSDESVMCSCMKFEYMGVLCSHALKVLDYRNIKILPDRYILKRWTRYARV; from the coding sequence ATGGACTGTAGAGAGGCTGATGTGTCAAGCCATCAACGTAAAGAGGATGTTAGAATTGAACTTCAGAAGTTTCACATCGATGTGGGGCAGGAGAGGGAAAGCCAAAAGGATTCCTCTGTAGAAAGTAGCTGTGAAAGTACTGATAGTGAGTGTGATTGTCAGACCCCAAGTGTTTCTTCCattgatattgataaaaatcTGGGGGATATTAATAATGAGTGTCAGACTCCACGAGTTTCCTCCTCCAACAAGTGTGAGATGGATGTTGGTGGTGAGCAGATATGTCAAAGTTCAAATGCATCTGGGGCTGGGATACTTGTAAAAGATGAGGAAGTTACATATGTGATACCAAAAGTTGGCATGGAGTTTGAATCAGAAGATCATGCATACAAATGTTACAGCAGATATGCTGTGTTGGAGGGATTCAGCATCAGGAAAGATTTTGTGAATAAAAGTAGGGTAAATGGTGCAGTTGTTTCCAGGAGATACACTTGTTATAGGCAAGGTTATCGGCCAGCAAAGCATAATGTGAATGTCAGGAAGTCCCGGCAGGAAACAAGAACAGGTTGCTTGGCACATATGACTATTGCACGCCAACCTAATGGAAGGTTCCGTGTTACCCATTTTGAAATAGAACATAATCATGAGTTTGTGACACAAAGTACTACCCATATGTTACCATCACAGAAGAGATTAACCTTTGCTCAAGCAGTTGAAGCTGACTTGGTTAATAGTTCTAGGATGGATGGAAAACCAAAACTTGGAATGGGGTTTGAGTCAGAAGACCAGGCATATGAGTTTTATAATGCATATGCTGGACGGATAGGTTTTAGTGTTCGAAAAGATTATGTAAATAGGAGCAAAATAGATGGTGCTGTGGCATCTAGGAGGTTCACCTGTTTTAGGGAAGGTTATCGGCAAAAAGACAAGCGGGATTTGAATGTGAAGAGATCTCGAAAGGAAACCAGAATTGGTTGCTTGGCACAGTTGGTGATTTCTCGTCAATCTGATGGTAAATACCGGGTCACACATTTTGAAGAAAAGCACAATCATGAGCTTGTCACTGCATGTCGAGTGCACATGTTAAGATCACAAAAGAGGTTAGTTGTGTCCAAAGTTGCTGAAGGGAATGCACAAGATGTCTTTACAATACCACACAACACACTTGGAGATGAACATGGATATAATCCCATAGATTACAAAAACAAACTTTCTTTTAAACATACAAGAGCAATGAAAGAGGGTGAAGTAGGAAGGATACAGCAATATTTTCAAAGTAAGCAATTGAAAAATCCATCTTTCATCTATGTTATGCAACTTGATGCCGAAGATCaaataactaatatattttgggCCGATTCAAAGATGATAGTGGATTATAGTGACTTTGGTGATGTGGTTTGCTTTGATACAACCTGTAAATTAGTCAAAGATGGTCGACCATTTTCACCTTTCATTGGGGTGAACCATCATAAGCAAATGGTGATCTTTGGTGCTGCACTAATGTATGATGAAACTGTCGAGTCTTTCAAGTGGTTGTTTCAAACTTTCATAGGGGTGATGTCTGGGAAAAGGCCAAAAACTATCCTCACTGATCAAGATGCAGTACTGGCTGAAGCGATTGATTTCGCACTGCCTGGAACACTTCATCGAATATGTGTTTGGCACATGTATCAAAAAGCTCTTAAACAACTGCACCACATGTTTGTGGGCTCAGATTCCTTTGAAAATGATTTATGTAGTTGCTTCTTTGATCATGAGGAGGGAGAGGACTTCGTCCATGCATGGAAAGTTATGCTGGATGTTTATGGTCTCTGGGAAAATGAATGGTTGAATGAGATATTCAAAGATAGAGAGAAGTGGGCCACAGCATACAGAAGGCATATATTTTGCGCTGATATAAGATGTGCACAACTATGTGAATGTTTTTCAGCTAACTTGAGGAAGTATCTGAAGTCTGACTCGGATGTGCTATTATTTTTCAAGCAACTTGGGAAAATGGTGAATGATTGGCACTACAAAGAATTAGAAACTAACTATGATATGAACCAACACATGCCAAAACTAATGGGGGATGTGATTCTCCTGAAGCATGCAAGGGATGTTTACACGCCAAAGATATTTGAACtgtttcaacaaaaatatgaaatgtgTCTGAATACTGTCATTAATCAATGCACTGGGACTGGTTCATTGTTTGAGTATAAAGTGAGCCTATACAGGCAACAACGAGAGTATAAGGTGACGTATAACTTGTCTGATGAGTCAGTCATGTGCAGCTGTATGAAATTTGAGTATATGGGTGTTTTATGCAGTCATGCATTAAAAGTGCTTGACTACAGAAATATCAAAATCCTACCTGACCGTTATATCTTAAAGAGGTGGACAAGATATGCGAGGGTTTGA